One window of the Bombus pyrosoma isolate SC7728 linkage group LG5, ASM1482585v1, whole genome shotgun sequence genome contains the following:
- the LOC122567891 gene encoding leupaxin isoform X5 has protein sequence MDDLDALLADLQNTVSSEGNHVGSNATPGYGSLNGARTTAYRSYDNRTSPLPPQSPTYQNREAIEESIAKGSGGGKMPSLNNNLSELDTLLQDLSNARYNAHYQERENRVSSGGMNGDSSPMLRSPSSMSASRPTVDSLLEELSTAVPNGDYPPDGRVKVTIQETSTEVQPVYDGYPPRQHGSLNRSEAQKSYTNGHTASNATKELDDLMASLSEFKINSSSHQLQTVTDSPYAKPNKATKSSQSPLPPEGTQTRIHITETHTTHHHQQQHGEPYPPQPATQTKQNQLDSMLGNLQADMSRQGVNTTQKGCCSACEKPIVGQVITALGKTWHPEHFTCTHCNQELGTRNFFEREGHPYCEPDYHNLFSPRCAYCNGPILDKCVTALEKTWHTEHFFCAQCGKQFGEEGFHERDGKPYCREDYFDMFAPKCGGCNRAIMENYISALNSQWHPDCFVCRDCRQKFQGGSFFDHEGLPYCETHYHAKRGSLCAGCHKPITGRCITAMFRKFHPEHFVCAFCLKQLNKGTFKEQNDKPYCHGCFDKLFG, from the exons atgGATGATCTAG ATGCGCTATTGGCAGATCTGCAAAACACAGTGTCATCGGAAGGAAATCATGTCGGTAGTAACGCCACTCCTGGTTATGGATCGCTGAACGGCGCGAGAACCACCGCCTATAGATCCTACGATAATCGAACTTCTCCTCTTCCGCCGCAATCG CCGACTTATCAGAACCGCGAGGCCATCGAGGAGAGCATCGCGAAAGGCAGCGGCGGAGGAAAGATGCCTTCCCTGAACAACAATCTGTCGGAGTTGGACACGTTGTTGCAAGATCTAAGCAACGCTCGTTACAATGCTCACTATCAGGAAAGAG AGAATCGCGTTTCCTCGGGAGGAATGAATGGTGATTCTAGTCCGATGCTTCGTTCTCCGAGTAGCATGTCAGCTTCAAGGCCCACCGTCGATTCGTTGCTCGAAGAATTGAGCACCGCGGTACCAAACGG GGATTATCCTCCCGATGGTAGAGTGAAAGTTACCATTCAAGAAACGTCCACGGAGGTGCAACCCGTGTACGATGGTTATCCTCCTAGACAGCACGGATCGTTGAATCGCAGCGAGGCCCAGAAGAGTTATACCAATGGTCACACCGCCAGCAACGCTACCAAGGAGCTTGACGATTTAATGGCTTCTCTCTCCGAATTCAAG ATCAATAGTAGTTCTCATCAGCTTCAAACAGTGACCGATTCTCCATACGCCAAGCCGAACAAGGCGACCAAGAGTTCGCAAAGCCCGTTGCCACCCGAGGGCACGCAAACTCGAATTCATATCACCGAAACTCACACTACTCATCACCACCAGCAACAACACGGAGAGCCTTATCCACCGCAGCCAGCGACTCAAACCAAACAGAATCAGTTGGATTCTATGCTAGGAAACCTTCAAGCCGATATGAGTCGTCAAGGAGTGAACACTACTCAGAAGGGATGCTGCAGCGCTTGCGAGAAACCAATCGTGGGACAA GTGATCACCGCTCTAGGAAAAACGTGGCACCCTGAACACTTCACATGCACGCACTGCAACCAGGAACTGGGTACAAGAAACTTCTTCGAAAGGGAGGGTCACCCTTATTGCGAGCCCGATTATCATAATCTTTTCTCACCACGCTGCGCCTACTGCAACGGTCCCATTCTGGAC AAATGCGTAACTGCGTTGGAAAAAACTTGGCACACGGAGCACTTCTTTTGCGCTCAATGTGGCAAACAATTCGGTGAAGAGGGGTTCCACGAGCGGGACGGAAAGCCGTACTGTCGGGAGGATTACTTCGACATGTTCGCGCCGAAGTGCGGCGGATGTAATCGTGCTATTATGGAGAATTATATCTCCGCTCTAAACAGTCAGTGGCATCCGGATTGTTTCGTCTGCAGG GATTGTAGACAAAAGTTTCAAGGTGGCTCGTTCTTTGATCACGAAGGTTTACCCTATTGTGAAACTCATTACCACGCTAAGAGAGGATCCCTATGCGCAGGGTGTCATAAACCAATTACAG GTCGTTGCATAACCGCAATGTTCCGGAAGTTCCATCCCGAGCATTTTGTATGCGCGTTCTGTTTAAAGCAATTGAACAAAGGTACTTTTAAGGAACAAAACGATAAACCATATTGCCACGGATGTTTCGACAAGTTATTCGGTTAA
- the LOC122567891 gene encoding leupaxin isoform X2 codes for MAMDRTMYGKVEPSAIYQPYKITITKGSPPGYALLADLQNTVSSEGNHVGSNATPGYGSLNGARTTAYRSYDNRTSPLPPQSPTYQNREAIEESIAKGSGGGKMPSLNNNLSELDTLLQDLSNARYNAHYQERENRVSSGGMNGDSSPMLRSPSSMSASRPTVDSLLEELSTAVPNGDYPPDGRVKVTIQETSTEVQPVYDGYPPRQHGSLNRSEAQKSYTNGHTASNATKELDDLMASLSEFKINSSSHQLQTVTDSPYAKPNKATKSSQSPLPPEGTQTRIHITETHTTHHHQQQHGEPYPPQPATQTKQNQLDSMLGNLQADMSRQGVNTTQKGCCSACEKPIVGQVITALGKTWHPEHFTCTHCNQELGTRNFFEREGHPYCEPDYHNLFSPRCAYCNGPILDKCVTALEKTWHTEHFFCAQCGKQFGEEGFHERDGKPYCREDYFDMFAPKCGGCNRAIMENYISALNSQWHPDCFVCRDCRQKFQGGSFFDHEGLPYCETHYHAKRGSLCAGCHKPITGRCITAMFRKFHPEHFVCAFCLKQLNKGTFKEQNDKPYCHGCFDKLFG; via the exons atggctATGGATCGAACAATGTATGGGAAAGTAGAACCAAGCGCTATCTATCAGCCCTATAAAATCACCATCACAAAAGGTTCACCACCAGGAT ATGCGCTATTGGCAGATCTGCAAAACACAGTGTCATCGGAAGGAAATCATGTCGGTAGTAACGCCACTCCTGGTTATGGATCGCTGAACGGCGCGAGAACCACCGCCTATAGATCCTACGATAATCGAACTTCTCCTCTTCCGCCGCAATCG CCGACTTATCAGAACCGCGAGGCCATCGAGGAGAGCATCGCGAAAGGCAGCGGCGGAGGAAAGATGCCTTCCCTGAACAACAATCTGTCGGAGTTGGACACGTTGTTGCAAGATCTAAGCAACGCTCGTTACAATGCTCACTATCAGGAAAGAG AGAATCGCGTTTCCTCGGGAGGAATGAATGGTGATTCTAGTCCGATGCTTCGTTCTCCGAGTAGCATGTCAGCTTCAAGGCCCACCGTCGATTCGTTGCTCGAAGAATTGAGCACCGCGGTACCAAACGG GGATTATCCTCCCGATGGTAGAGTGAAAGTTACCATTCAAGAAACGTCCACGGAGGTGCAACCCGTGTACGATGGTTATCCTCCTAGACAGCACGGATCGTTGAATCGCAGCGAGGCCCAGAAGAGTTATACCAATGGTCACACCGCCAGCAACGCTACCAAGGAGCTTGACGATTTAATGGCTTCTCTCTCCGAATTCAAG ATCAATAGTAGTTCTCATCAGCTTCAAACAGTGACCGATTCTCCATACGCCAAGCCGAACAAGGCGACCAAGAGTTCGCAAAGCCCGTTGCCACCCGAGGGCACGCAAACTCGAATTCATATCACCGAAACTCACACTACTCATCACCACCAGCAACAACACGGAGAGCCTTATCCACCGCAGCCAGCGACTCAAACCAAACAGAATCAGTTGGATTCTATGCTAGGAAACCTTCAAGCCGATATGAGTCGTCAAGGAGTGAACACTACTCAGAAGGGATGCTGCAGCGCTTGCGAGAAACCAATCGTGGGACAA GTGATCACCGCTCTAGGAAAAACGTGGCACCCTGAACACTTCACATGCACGCACTGCAACCAGGAACTGGGTACAAGAAACTTCTTCGAAAGGGAGGGTCACCCTTATTGCGAGCCCGATTATCATAATCTTTTCTCACCACGCTGCGCCTACTGCAACGGTCCCATTCTGGAC AAATGCGTAACTGCGTTGGAAAAAACTTGGCACACGGAGCACTTCTTTTGCGCTCAATGTGGCAAACAATTCGGTGAAGAGGGGTTCCACGAGCGGGACGGAAAGCCGTACTGTCGGGAGGATTACTTCGACATGTTCGCGCCGAAGTGCGGCGGATGTAATCGTGCTATTATGGAGAATTATATCTCCGCTCTAAACAGTCAGTGGCATCCGGATTGTTTCGTCTGCAGG GATTGTAGACAAAAGTTTCAAGGTGGCTCGTTCTTTGATCACGAAGGTTTACCCTATTGTGAAACTCATTACCACGCTAAGAGAGGATCCCTATGCGCAGGGTGTCATAAACCAATTACAG GTCGTTGCATAACCGCAATGTTCCGGAAGTTCCATCCCGAGCATTTTGTATGCGCGTTCTGTTTAAAGCAATTGAACAAAGGTACTTTTAAGGAACAAAACGATAAACCATATTGCCACGGATGTTTCGACAAGTTATTCGGTTAA
- the LOC122567891 gene encoding leupaxin isoform X1 — translation MCDMTMTDITRPVSPITPVRLATIQRHARWEQYINALLADLQNTVSSEGNHVGSNATPGYGSLNGARTTAYRSYDNRTSPLPPQSPTYQNREAIEESIAKGSGGGKMPSLNNNLSELDTLLQDLSNARYNAHYQERENRVSSGGMNGDSSPMLRSPSSMSASRPTVDSLLEELSTAVPNGDYPPDGRVKVTIQETSTEVQPVYDGYPPRQHGSLNRSEAQKSYTNGHTASNATKELDDLMASLSEFKINSSSHQLQTVTDSPYAKPNKATKSSQSPLPPEGTQTRIHITETHTTHHHQQQHGEPYPPQPATQTKQNQLDSMLGNLQADMSRQGVNTTQKGCCSACEKPIVGQVITALGKTWHPEHFTCTHCNQELGTRNFFEREGHPYCEPDYHNLFSPRCAYCNGPILDKCVTALEKTWHTEHFFCAQCGKQFGEEGFHERDGKPYCREDYFDMFAPKCGGCNRAIMENYISALNSQWHPDCFVCRDCRQKFQGGSFFDHEGLPYCETHYHAKRGSLCAGCHKPITGRCITAMFRKFHPEHFVCAFCLKQLNKGTFKEQNDKPYCHGCFDKLFG, via the exons ATGtg TGATATGACTATGACCGACATTACGAGACCTGTATCGCCGATTACACCGGTTCGTTTGGCAACGATCCAACGACACGCACGCTGGGAACAGTATATAA ATGCGCTATTGGCAGATCTGCAAAACACAGTGTCATCGGAAGGAAATCATGTCGGTAGTAACGCCACTCCTGGTTATGGATCGCTGAACGGCGCGAGAACCACCGCCTATAGATCCTACGATAATCGAACTTCTCCTCTTCCGCCGCAATCG CCGACTTATCAGAACCGCGAGGCCATCGAGGAGAGCATCGCGAAAGGCAGCGGCGGAGGAAAGATGCCTTCCCTGAACAACAATCTGTCGGAGTTGGACACGTTGTTGCAAGATCTAAGCAACGCTCGTTACAATGCTCACTATCAGGAAAGAG AGAATCGCGTTTCCTCGGGAGGAATGAATGGTGATTCTAGTCCGATGCTTCGTTCTCCGAGTAGCATGTCAGCTTCAAGGCCCACCGTCGATTCGTTGCTCGAAGAATTGAGCACCGCGGTACCAAACGG GGATTATCCTCCCGATGGTAGAGTGAAAGTTACCATTCAAGAAACGTCCACGGAGGTGCAACCCGTGTACGATGGTTATCCTCCTAGACAGCACGGATCGTTGAATCGCAGCGAGGCCCAGAAGAGTTATACCAATGGTCACACCGCCAGCAACGCTACCAAGGAGCTTGACGATTTAATGGCTTCTCTCTCCGAATTCAAG ATCAATAGTAGTTCTCATCAGCTTCAAACAGTGACCGATTCTCCATACGCCAAGCCGAACAAGGCGACCAAGAGTTCGCAAAGCCCGTTGCCACCCGAGGGCACGCAAACTCGAATTCATATCACCGAAACTCACACTACTCATCACCACCAGCAACAACACGGAGAGCCTTATCCACCGCAGCCAGCGACTCAAACCAAACAGAATCAGTTGGATTCTATGCTAGGAAACCTTCAAGCCGATATGAGTCGTCAAGGAGTGAACACTACTCAGAAGGGATGCTGCAGCGCTTGCGAGAAACCAATCGTGGGACAA GTGATCACCGCTCTAGGAAAAACGTGGCACCCTGAACACTTCACATGCACGCACTGCAACCAGGAACTGGGTACAAGAAACTTCTTCGAAAGGGAGGGTCACCCTTATTGCGAGCCCGATTATCATAATCTTTTCTCACCACGCTGCGCCTACTGCAACGGTCCCATTCTGGAC AAATGCGTAACTGCGTTGGAAAAAACTTGGCACACGGAGCACTTCTTTTGCGCTCAATGTGGCAAACAATTCGGTGAAGAGGGGTTCCACGAGCGGGACGGAAAGCCGTACTGTCGGGAGGATTACTTCGACATGTTCGCGCCGAAGTGCGGCGGATGTAATCGTGCTATTATGGAGAATTATATCTCCGCTCTAAACAGTCAGTGGCATCCGGATTGTTTCGTCTGCAGG GATTGTAGACAAAAGTTTCAAGGTGGCTCGTTCTTTGATCACGAAGGTTTACCCTATTGTGAAACTCATTACCACGCTAAGAGAGGATCCCTATGCGCAGGGTGTCATAAACCAATTACAG GTCGTTGCATAACCGCAATGTTCCGGAAGTTCCATCCCGAGCATTTTGTATGCGCGTTCTGTTTAAAGCAATTGAACAAAGGTACTTTTAAGGAACAAAACGATAAACCATATTGCCACGGATGTTTCGACAAGTTATTCGGTTAA
- the LOC122567891 gene encoding leupaxin isoform X3, which translates to MTMTDITRPVSPITPVRLATIQRHARWEQYINALLADLQNTVSSEGNHVGSNATPGYGSLNGARTTAYRSYDNRTSPLPPQSPTYQNREAIEESIAKGSGGGKMPSLNNNLSELDTLLQDLSNARYNAHYQERENRVSSGGMNGDSSPMLRSPSSMSASRPTVDSLLEELSTAVPNGDYPPDGRVKVTIQETSTEVQPVYDGYPPRQHGSLNRSEAQKSYTNGHTASNATKELDDLMASLSEFKINSSSHQLQTVTDSPYAKPNKATKSSQSPLPPEGTQTRIHITETHTTHHHQQQHGEPYPPQPATQTKQNQLDSMLGNLQADMSRQGVNTTQKGCCSACEKPIVGQVITALGKTWHPEHFTCTHCNQELGTRNFFEREGHPYCEPDYHNLFSPRCAYCNGPILDKCVTALEKTWHTEHFFCAQCGKQFGEEGFHERDGKPYCREDYFDMFAPKCGGCNRAIMENYISALNSQWHPDCFVCRDCRQKFQGGSFFDHEGLPYCETHYHAKRGSLCAGCHKPITGRCITAMFRKFHPEHFVCAFCLKQLNKGTFKEQNDKPYCHGCFDKLFG; encoded by the exons ATGACTATGACCGACATTACGAGACCTGTATCGCCGATTACACCGGTTCGTTTGGCAACGATCCAACGACACGCACGCTGGGAACAGTATATAA ATGCGCTATTGGCAGATCTGCAAAACACAGTGTCATCGGAAGGAAATCATGTCGGTAGTAACGCCACTCCTGGTTATGGATCGCTGAACGGCGCGAGAACCACCGCCTATAGATCCTACGATAATCGAACTTCTCCTCTTCCGCCGCAATCG CCGACTTATCAGAACCGCGAGGCCATCGAGGAGAGCATCGCGAAAGGCAGCGGCGGAGGAAAGATGCCTTCCCTGAACAACAATCTGTCGGAGTTGGACACGTTGTTGCAAGATCTAAGCAACGCTCGTTACAATGCTCACTATCAGGAAAGAG AGAATCGCGTTTCCTCGGGAGGAATGAATGGTGATTCTAGTCCGATGCTTCGTTCTCCGAGTAGCATGTCAGCTTCAAGGCCCACCGTCGATTCGTTGCTCGAAGAATTGAGCACCGCGGTACCAAACGG GGATTATCCTCCCGATGGTAGAGTGAAAGTTACCATTCAAGAAACGTCCACGGAGGTGCAACCCGTGTACGATGGTTATCCTCCTAGACAGCACGGATCGTTGAATCGCAGCGAGGCCCAGAAGAGTTATACCAATGGTCACACCGCCAGCAACGCTACCAAGGAGCTTGACGATTTAATGGCTTCTCTCTCCGAATTCAAG ATCAATAGTAGTTCTCATCAGCTTCAAACAGTGACCGATTCTCCATACGCCAAGCCGAACAAGGCGACCAAGAGTTCGCAAAGCCCGTTGCCACCCGAGGGCACGCAAACTCGAATTCATATCACCGAAACTCACACTACTCATCACCACCAGCAACAACACGGAGAGCCTTATCCACCGCAGCCAGCGACTCAAACCAAACAGAATCAGTTGGATTCTATGCTAGGAAACCTTCAAGCCGATATGAGTCGTCAAGGAGTGAACACTACTCAGAAGGGATGCTGCAGCGCTTGCGAGAAACCAATCGTGGGACAA GTGATCACCGCTCTAGGAAAAACGTGGCACCCTGAACACTTCACATGCACGCACTGCAACCAGGAACTGGGTACAAGAAACTTCTTCGAAAGGGAGGGTCACCCTTATTGCGAGCCCGATTATCATAATCTTTTCTCACCACGCTGCGCCTACTGCAACGGTCCCATTCTGGAC AAATGCGTAACTGCGTTGGAAAAAACTTGGCACACGGAGCACTTCTTTTGCGCTCAATGTGGCAAACAATTCGGTGAAGAGGGGTTCCACGAGCGGGACGGAAAGCCGTACTGTCGGGAGGATTACTTCGACATGTTCGCGCCGAAGTGCGGCGGATGTAATCGTGCTATTATGGAGAATTATATCTCCGCTCTAAACAGTCAGTGGCATCCGGATTGTTTCGTCTGCAGG GATTGTAGACAAAAGTTTCAAGGTGGCTCGTTCTTTGATCACGAAGGTTTACCCTATTGTGAAACTCATTACCACGCTAAGAGAGGATCCCTATGCGCAGGGTGTCATAAACCAATTACAG GTCGTTGCATAACCGCAATGTTCCGGAAGTTCCATCCCGAGCATTTTGTATGCGCGTTCTGTTTAAAGCAATTGAACAAAGGTACTTTTAAGGAACAAAACGATAAACCATATTGCCACGGATGTTTCGACAAGTTATTCGGTTAA
- the LOC122567891 gene encoding paxillin isoform X6 encodes MTMTDITRPVSPITPVRLATIQRHARWEQYINALLADLQNTVSSEGNHVGSNATPGYGSLNGARTTAYRSYDNRTSPLPPQSPTYQNREAIEESIAKGSGGGKMPSLNNNLSELDTLLQDLSNARYNAHYQERENRVSSGGMNGDSSPMLRSPSSMSASRPTVDSLLEELSTAVPNGDYPPDGRVKVTIQETSTEVQPVYDGYPPRQHGSLNRSEAQKSYTNGHTASNATKELDDLMASLSEFKINSSSHQLQTVTDSPYAKPNKATKSSQSPLPPEGTQTRIHITETHTTHHHQQQHGEPYPPQPATQTKQNQLDSMLGNLQADMSRQGVNTTQKGCCSACEKPIVGQVITALGKTWHPEHFTCTHCNQELGTRNFFEREGHPYCEPDYHNLFSPRCAYCNGPILDKCVTALEKTWHTEHFFCAQCGKQFGEEGFHERDGKPYCREDYFDMFAPKCGGCNRAIMENYISALNSQWHPDCFVCRDCKKPVSGKSFYAMEGKPVCPKCVGVDDDEEEEEEA; translated from the exons ATGACTATGACCGACATTACGAGACCTGTATCGCCGATTACACCGGTTCGTTTGGCAACGATCCAACGACACGCACGCTGGGAACAGTATATAA ATGCGCTATTGGCAGATCTGCAAAACACAGTGTCATCGGAAGGAAATCATGTCGGTAGTAACGCCACTCCTGGTTATGGATCGCTGAACGGCGCGAGAACCACCGCCTATAGATCCTACGATAATCGAACTTCTCCTCTTCCGCCGCAATCG CCGACTTATCAGAACCGCGAGGCCATCGAGGAGAGCATCGCGAAAGGCAGCGGCGGAGGAAAGATGCCTTCCCTGAACAACAATCTGTCGGAGTTGGACACGTTGTTGCAAGATCTAAGCAACGCTCGTTACAATGCTCACTATCAGGAAAGAG AGAATCGCGTTTCCTCGGGAGGAATGAATGGTGATTCTAGTCCGATGCTTCGTTCTCCGAGTAGCATGTCAGCTTCAAGGCCCACCGTCGATTCGTTGCTCGAAGAATTGAGCACCGCGGTACCAAACGG GGATTATCCTCCCGATGGTAGAGTGAAAGTTACCATTCAAGAAACGTCCACGGAGGTGCAACCCGTGTACGATGGTTATCCTCCTAGACAGCACGGATCGTTGAATCGCAGCGAGGCCCAGAAGAGTTATACCAATGGTCACACCGCCAGCAACGCTACCAAGGAGCTTGACGATTTAATGGCTTCTCTCTCCGAATTCAAG ATCAATAGTAGTTCTCATCAGCTTCAAACAGTGACCGATTCTCCATACGCCAAGCCGAACAAGGCGACCAAGAGTTCGCAAAGCCCGTTGCCACCCGAGGGCACGCAAACTCGAATTCATATCACCGAAACTCACACTACTCATCACCACCAGCAACAACACGGAGAGCCTTATCCACCGCAGCCAGCGACTCAAACCAAACAGAATCAGTTGGATTCTATGCTAGGAAACCTTCAAGCCGATATGAGTCGTCAAGGAGTGAACACTACTCAGAAGGGATGCTGCAGCGCTTGCGAGAAACCAATCGTGGGACAA GTGATCACCGCTCTAGGAAAAACGTGGCACCCTGAACACTTCACATGCACGCACTGCAACCAGGAACTGGGTACAAGAAACTTCTTCGAAAGGGAGGGTCACCCTTATTGCGAGCCCGATTATCATAATCTTTTCTCACCACGCTGCGCCTACTGCAACGGTCCCATTCTGGAC AAATGCGTAACTGCGTTGGAAAAAACTTGGCACACGGAGCACTTCTTTTGCGCTCAATGTGGCAAACAATTCGGTGAAGAGGGGTTCCACGAGCGGGACGGAAAGCCGTACTGTCGGGAGGATTACTTCGACATGTTCGCGCCGAAGTGCGGCGGATGTAATCGTGCTATTATGGAGAATTATATCTCCGCTCTAAACAGTCAGTGGCATCCGGATTGTTTCGTCTGCAGG GATTGCAAGAAGCCGGTATCTGGGAAGTCGTTTTATGCGATGGAGGGCAAACCCGTTTGCCCGAAATGCGTCGGTGTCGATGATgatgaagaggaagaggaagaagcaTAG
- the LOC122567891 gene encoding leupaxin isoform X4, with translation METGCESQAGADNLYESYNTEKTETNLLSLDALLADLQNTVSSEGNHVGSNATPGYGSLNGARTTAYRSYDNRTSPLPPQSPTYQNREAIEESIAKGSGGGKMPSLNNNLSELDTLLQDLSNARYNAHYQERENRVSSGGMNGDSSPMLRSPSSMSASRPTVDSLLEELSTAVPNGDYPPDGRVKVTIQETSTEVQPVYDGYPPRQHGSLNRSEAQKSYTNGHTASNATKELDDLMASLSEFKINSSSHQLQTVTDSPYAKPNKATKSSQSPLPPEGTQTRIHITETHTTHHHQQQHGEPYPPQPATQTKQNQLDSMLGNLQADMSRQGVNTTQKGCCSACEKPIVGQVITALGKTWHPEHFTCTHCNQELGTRNFFEREGHPYCEPDYHNLFSPRCAYCNGPILDKCVTALEKTWHTEHFFCAQCGKQFGEEGFHERDGKPYCREDYFDMFAPKCGGCNRAIMENYISALNSQWHPDCFVCRDCRQKFQGGSFFDHEGLPYCETHYHAKRGSLCAGCHKPITGRCITAMFRKFHPEHFVCAFCLKQLNKGTFKEQNDKPYCHGCFDKLFG, from the exons ATGGAAACAGGATGTGAGTCGCAGGCTGGGGCCGATAATCTCTACGAGTCCTACAATACCGAGAAAACGGAAACAAATCTTCTCAGTCTTG ATGCGCTATTGGCAGATCTGCAAAACACAGTGTCATCGGAAGGAAATCATGTCGGTAGTAACGCCACTCCTGGTTATGGATCGCTGAACGGCGCGAGAACCACCGCCTATAGATCCTACGATAATCGAACTTCTCCTCTTCCGCCGCAATCG CCGACTTATCAGAACCGCGAGGCCATCGAGGAGAGCATCGCGAAAGGCAGCGGCGGAGGAAAGATGCCTTCCCTGAACAACAATCTGTCGGAGTTGGACACGTTGTTGCAAGATCTAAGCAACGCTCGTTACAATGCTCACTATCAGGAAAGAG AGAATCGCGTTTCCTCGGGAGGAATGAATGGTGATTCTAGTCCGATGCTTCGTTCTCCGAGTAGCATGTCAGCTTCAAGGCCCACCGTCGATTCGTTGCTCGAAGAATTGAGCACCGCGGTACCAAACGG GGATTATCCTCCCGATGGTAGAGTGAAAGTTACCATTCAAGAAACGTCCACGGAGGTGCAACCCGTGTACGATGGTTATCCTCCTAGACAGCACGGATCGTTGAATCGCAGCGAGGCCCAGAAGAGTTATACCAATGGTCACACCGCCAGCAACGCTACCAAGGAGCTTGACGATTTAATGGCTTCTCTCTCCGAATTCAAG ATCAATAGTAGTTCTCATCAGCTTCAAACAGTGACCGATTCTCCATACGCCAAGCCGAACAAGGCGACCAAGAGTTCGCAAAGCCCGTTGCCACCCGAGGGCACGCAAACTCGAATTCATATCACCGAAACTCACACTACTCATCACCACCAGCAACAACACGGAGAGCCTTATCCACCGCAGCCAGCGACTCAAACCAAACAGAATCAGTTGGATTCTATGCTAGGAAACCTTCAAGCCGATATGAGTCGTCAAGGAGTGAACACTACTCAGAAGGGATGCTGCAGCGCTTGCGAGAAACCAATCGTGGGACAA GTGATCACCGCTCTAGGAAAAACGTGGCACCCTGAACACTTCACATGCACGCACTGCAACCAGGAACTGGGTACAAGAAACTTCTTCGAAAGGGAGGGTCACCCTTATTGCGAGCCCGATTATCATAATCTTTTCTCACCACGCTGCGCCTACTGCAACGGTCCCATTCTGGAC AAATGCGTAACTGCGTTGGAAAAAACTTGGCACACGGAGCACTTCTTTTGCGCTCAATGTGGCAAACAATTCGGTGAAGAGGGGTTCCACGAGCGGGACGGAAAGCCGTACTGTCGGGAGGATTACTTCGACATGTTCGCGCCGAAGTGCGGCGGATGTAATCGTGCTATTATGGAGAATTATATCTCCGCTCTAAACAGTCAGTGGCATCCGGATTGTTTCGTCTGCAGG GATTGTAGACAAAAGTTTCAAGGTGGCTCGTTCTTTGATCACGAAGGTTTACCCTATTGTGAAACTCATTACCACGCTAAGAGAGGATCCCTATGCGCAGGGTGTCATAAACCAATTACAG GTCGTTGCATAACCGCAATGTTCCGGAAGTTCCATCCCGAGCATTTTGTATGCGCGTTCTGTTTAAAGCAATTGAACAAAGGTACTTTTAAGGAACAAAACGATAAACCATATTGCCACGGATGTTTCGACAAGTTATTCGGTTAA